The sequence TGGTGTCCCGCCGCGATGCCCAGCTCGAGGAGAAGCCGGAGGGCATGGCGAACTACTACGACACGCTGGTCCGCAACTCGCTGGGGAACTACGGCACCCTGCTGCGCGAGGTGGCGCTGCATCCGGCAATGGGCTGGTACCTGAGCCATGTGGGCAACCAGAAGGCCGACCCCTCGATCCCGCGCTACCCGGACGAGAACTTCGCCCGCGAGGTGATGCAGCTCTTTTCCATCGGCCTGTGGGAGCTGAACCCCGATGGTTCCCGCAAGCTGGATGGCAACGGCGAGCCGATCCCGACCTACGACAACGGCACCATCACCGAGATGGCCCGCGTGTTCACCGGCCTCTATTTCGACGCTCCCTACGGCTGGGAAGGCGGCGGCTGGAGCGACGACGACTACACCAAGCCGATGGTGATGTATCCGGAATACCACGACTTCGGGAAGAAGACGCTGCTGCACGGCTTCATCCTCCCGGAGCGCGAGGAAACCGCGGCCAACGGCATGCAGGACGTGATCGACGCGGTCGATTGCCTGTTCCGCCATCCGAACACCCCGCCGTTCGTATCCCGCCAGCTCATCCAGTTCCTGGTGATGGACAATCCGTCCCCCGCCTACGTCAAGCGGGTGCAGGATGTGTTCGTGAACGATGGCAGCGGCGTACGCGGCAATCTCGGTGCGGTGGTGAAAGCAATCCTGCTCGATCCCGATGCGCGCAATGCCCCGGTTTCTCCGGGCCAGGGCAAGATGCGCGAGCCGGTGATCCGCACCATGCATCTCGGCCGACTGTTCAAGGTCACGGAGACCAATCCGGATTTCACCTGGTGGAACTGGACGGACACCTACTACGGCTTCACCTCGCAGGAGCCGCTCAACTCGCCGAGCGTGTTCAACTTTTACACCCCGGTCTACCAGGCCCCCGGCGAGATCCGGAACACCGGGCTGGTGAGCCCCGGCTTCCAGCTCGTGAACACCTACACCTCGGTGTCGTTCCCGAACTTGCTGCTCGATTACCTCCACGAAGGCTTCCGCTCGGCCTGGGACCACCGCTATCCGCTCGACTACCACGCGACGCTGCTGGTGGCCGCCAGCCCGGAAGCCTTGGTCGATCAAGTGAACCTGCTGGTCTGCGCCGGCAACATGACCGCGCGGACGCGCTCGATCCTGATCACCCGGCTGAACGATCCGAACCTCAACCAGAACGACCGCGTCGCGCTCGCCGTGTGGCTGGCGATGACCTGCCCGGAGGGCGCCGTCCAACGCTGAATATCCCATGCGCTCACGCCGACAATTCCTTGGAGAAGCCAGTTGCGCCGCGATCGGTTCGACCTCGATCCTTTCGACCCTGCTGAACCTGACGATGGCGAACCACGCCGCGGCGGCCAGCGGTTTCAGCGGCCAGCGGAAGGCGCTGGTGTGCCTGTTCCTGTCCGGAGGCTGCGACACCTTCAACATCCTGATCCCGCGGGACTCCCCCGGCGGCTACGATGAATACGCGGCCTCGCGCTCGAACCTGGCGATCCCGCGGAACCAACTGCTGCCGCTCAATTACACCGACGCCCAAGGGCGACAATACGGGCTAAATCCCGCCTGCACGCGTCTGGCGGAGATGTTCAACGGCCTCGGTGGCGACACCTCGAAGAAGCGGCTCTCGTTCCTCGCGAACGTCGGCACGCTGATCGAACCGATCCCGGACAAGCAGGCGTATCTCAATGGCAACGTCGCGCTGCCGAAGGCGCTGTTCTCGCACCGCGACCAGATCGAGCAGTGGCAGACCTCGGTGCCGCAGGGTATGTCGGTGCTGTCCGGCTGGGGCGGCCGTGCGGCGGACGTGATCCACTCGACGCTGAACACGGAGCAAACCGGCGGCTACTACATGCCGATGAATTTCTCGCTGTCCGGGAACAACGCGTTCCAGATCGGCCGCAGCGAGGGCCAGTTTGTGATCACGCCCGGCGGCGCGCTGGCGATCACCGGCACCGGCGGCCAGTCCGCGATCCAGCAGGCAAAGGAGCAGGCGCTGAAGGATGTGGTCGCCAGCCCGATCGAAGAGCACTATCAGAGCCTTTTCCAGCGCACCCACGGCCGCATCACGGCGAACAGCATCGAACGCGGCGCGCAGTTCCAGCAATCGTTCGACGCGATCGGCACCACGCTCGCCTCGGTGTTCGCGGCCGCCGGTTTCCCGAACCATTGGCTCTCCCAACAGTTCCAGGCCGCAATCAAGACGATCGTCATCCGCGACCAGCTCAAGCTGGCCCGGCAGACGATCTTCATCGAGTTCGGCGGCTGGGACCACCACTCGGAACTGCTCAACACCCAGCGCGGCATGCTGCTGACGCTGGATGCGGTGCTCTATGCCTATCAGAAATCGCTGGAGGCACTGGGGCTGGCGAACGACGTGATCACGTTCACGGCCTCCGATTTCGGACGGACCCTGCGCTCGAACGGTCAGGGCACGGACCACGCGTGGTCGGGCAACCAGTTCGTCTTCGGCGGTCCGGTGCAAGGCGGCACGGTGAAGGGCAATTTCCCGTCGCTGGCCATCGATGGGCCGGACGACATCGGCCGCGGCGGACGGATTTTCCCGAAGCTGGCCGCGGACCAGTATTACTGCGAGCTGTTGCGGTGGTTCGGGGTCAGCAACGGCAACATGGACCAGGTGCTGCCGAATATCCGTAACTTCTACGACCCAGCGAGCGCCACGAACCCGGTGGGATTCCTGATTTGATCAGGGAGCAAGGACATTCCTGTCCTTGTGGAAATCGAGCTTCGAGAAAAAGGGACAAGAATGCCCCTTCTCCCTGAAACAAGTCAGGGCTATTCTTCCCAGATGCGCGCGTGGAAATGGCATGAGTGGCTCGGAGCGATCGCCATCCTGGTGTTCGTCCTCTGGCTGGTGCTGCGCCCGGTCGAAAAACCAACGCCCATCCTTCCACCTCCGCCGGTCACGCCGAGCCAGCCGGCCCCCACTCCCCCGGCGAAGCCGACCGCGGCGGAAGGCCTGCTTTCCGGCTACGGCGACCCGGCCTCCCCGCCCATCGACGACCTGCGGAAACTGAACCGCGTGCTCGGCGGCTATTTCTCGGTGATCAAGGAGCCGTCGAAGAATCCCATCGGAGGCAACGCGGATCTGGCAGCGGCCCTGCGCGGGGAGAACCCGAACCGCACGGTGTTCCTCCCGGCGGGACATCCGGTCTTTTCCCCTGACGGCCTGTTGCTCGACCGCTGGGGCAGCCCGGTGATCGTCCATCCCGAGGGCTGGCAGCGGATCGAGCTGCGGTCGGCGGGCCCGGACAAGGTGCCCTACAACGGCGACGACCTGATTCTCTCCGCCACTGGACTTCAAAAGAACCCGTGATTTCCGGAAGCCGCGGGCGCGTCTTGGATGCCGGATCGCCCCTTGTGAAATATTTCACAAACCCCTTGCCGCCCGGGGGCCTTTCGAGACAGATTTCCCTAGGTTTAACCCCGGCATGAGCAACCGTACCACCGAATTCGAAGCGCCCGATACCCTCGCCCGTGCCTCCGCCGCGGCGGCGGACCATTACCACGCCGAGACGGACGACCTGATGGGCGAAAAGATGGTGCTCAACATGGGCCCTTCCCACCCGGCTACCCACGGCGTGCTGCGGTTGGTGCTGGAGCTGGATGGCGAGATCATCACAAAGGCGGACCCGGACGTGGGGTTCCTGCACCGCGGCGATGAGAAGATCGCGGAGAACATGCACTACAACCAGTTCGTGCCCTACACGGACCGGCTGGACTACCTCGCGCCGCTCGCGAACAACGTGGCCTACGCCTGTGCGGTGGAGAAGCTGATGGACTGGACCCTGCCGCCCCGCGGCCAGGCCCTGCGCGTGCTGTGCTGTGAGCTGGCCCGCATTTCCTCCCACATGCTCGGCGTGGGCGTCTGCGCCATGGACGTGGGCGCAATGACCGTGTTCCTCTACACCTTCACGGAGCGCGAGAAGATCTACAACCTCTGCGAGCAGCTCACCGGTGCCCGCTTCACCACCTCCTACACCCGTGTCGGCGGCCAGCTCCGCGACATGCCCGCGGGCTTCGAGCAGGCGGTCCGCCGCTTCCTCAACGAGTGCGAGATCACCATCGACGAAATCTCGAAGCTGCTCGACAAGAACAAGATCTACCTCGACCGCATGTGCGACATCGGGGTCATCAGCAAGGAGGCGGCGATCGCCTGGGGCCTCACCGGCCCGAACCTGCGTGCATCCGGCGTGAGCCGTGACCTCCGCAAGGACCGTCCCTACCTCGGCTACGAGCAATACGACTTCGACATCCCGATCGCCGAGGAGGGCGATTGCTACGCGCGCTACCAAATCCGCATGGAGGAAATGCGCCAGTCGATCCGGATCTGCCGCCAGGTGCTCAACACCATGCCCGCCGGCCCGGTGAACCTGGCCGACACGAAGAGCATGCTGCCGGACAAGGAGCGCGTGCTGATGTCGATGGAGGAGCTGATCCACCATTTCATCGTCGCCACCCAAGGCATCGACGCTCCGAAGGGCGAGGTCTACTTCGGCGCGGAAAATCCGAAGGGCGAGCTCGGTTTCTACATCCACTCGACCGGCGGCGGTGTCCCGCATCGACTCAAGATCCGCAGCCCCTCCTTCTGCAACCTTTCGATCACCTCGAAGCTGCTCCCCGGCCACATGGTGTCCGACATCCCTGCGATCCTCGGCTCGCTGGATTTCGTCATGGGCGAGTGTGACAGGTAAGATTTTTTAGCCGCAAAAAGGCGCAAATGGCGCAAAAGGAATCCATATTCGAGCTCTGCGACCAAGTGCGGGAAACCGCATTTGAGCTGCACTGCTTCCTGCGTCACGGATACAAGGAGAGCATTTACGAAAACGGACTCCTCCATCGCCCCTCCAAGAAAGGAATCCCGGCGGTCCAACAAGTTCCATTGCAAGTGATGGACGAGGACGGCACGGTGCTCGGCAATCTCGAAATTGATCTCGTGGTGGCTGGAGAATTGGTCGTCGAAATCAAAGCCTGCCGAACCATCGCCCCCGAACATACCGCCCAACTTTTGGGTTACCTGAGAGCCTGCCGGAAAGAACACGGTCTGCTCATCAACTTCGGAGCTTCCAAACTCGAAATCCGCAAATACGCCCTCTCCAAAGAACTGCCAATTCATCCGGAAAGCGCTCCACTCTGAACTTTTGCGCCTCTTGCGCCTTTTTGCGGCTAAAAAAATCACCATCCCATGTCCCATTCCAACGTCGAAGACCTCGTCGCGTCACCCGAAACCCCGGGGACGAAATTCTTTGCTCCCTTCGCGGTGACGACTGAGCTGGAAGCCGAGGCCGTGAAGCGGCTGGCCCAGTTCCCGGACAACCAGAAGCGCTCGGCGGTGCTGCCGCTGCTGCACTACATCCAGCATCACCACGGCTATCTTTCGGCGGAAGCCATCGCGTGGACCGCGCAGCGGATCGGGATCGAACCGATCAAGGTCGCCGAGGTGGTGACGTTCTACCCGGGCTTCCGCCAGTCGGCTCCCGGCGTGAACCACATCCGCGTCTGCCGCACGCTTTCCTGCGCGATGGGCGGCTCCTACGAGCTGATGGAAAAGCTCTGCCAGCTCACCGGCATCGATCGCAGCACCTCGGACTCCCATCATCATCCGGTCTCGGTTTCGCCGTGCGGGAAGTTCTCCGTCGAGTTCGCGGAATGCCTCGCCTCCTGTGGCACCGCTCCGGTGTGCATGGTGAACGACGATTTCCACGACGGCATCACCGCCGACAAGGCCCAGGCCCTGCTCGACAGTTACTCGAACGCCGCGAACTCCGCCGCCGGACACTAACCCCCCTCACCCGCCCATTTCCGTGATCACCTACAAAGCCGGCAAGCAGCCCGATCCGCGCGAGTACCGCCTGATCTTCAAGAACGTCGACCGGGAGGGCTGGGATCCCTCCATCCAGACCTATCTCTCCGACGGTGGCTACGAGGATCTGAAGAAGGCGTTCACGATGGCGCCGAAGGACATCACGGAAGAGGTGAAAAAATCCGGCCTGCGCGGCCGCGGCGGCGCGGGTTTCCCGACGGGCATGAAGTGGACCTTCATCCCGCCGAACAACACCAAGCCGGTCTACCTGATCTGCAACGGCGACGAGTCCGAGCCGGGCACCTTCAAGGACCGCTACATCGTCCACCAGGACCCGCACCAGCTCATCGAGGGCATGGTGATCGCGTGCTTCGCCACCGGCGCGCACACCGCCTACATCTATCTCCGTGAGGAATTCCCCGCCGCCGCCGTGCTGATGGAGAAGGCGTTGGATGAGGCCCGCGCCCACGGTTTCCTCGGCAAGAACATCCTCGGCTCCGGCTTCGACCTGGAAATCTACGTCCACCGCGGCGCGGGGGCCTACATCTGCGGCGAAGAGACCGGCCTGATCGAATCGCTGGAGGGCAAGCGCCCCTATCCGCGCATCAAGCCGCCGTATTTCCCCGCCGCGCTCGGCCTCTACATGAGCCCGACGATCGTGAACAACGTGGAGTCGCTTTGCCACGTGAAGCACATCATCCGCATGGGCGGCGACGAATACGCGAAGCTCGGCGTGGCCCGCAACACCGGCACCCGCATCTTGTGCGTGTCCGGTGATGTGAAGAAGCCGGGTTACTTCGAAGTCGAGGTCGGCAAAATCACGATGCGCGAGCTACTGTACGACATGTGCGGCGGCCCGAAGGATGGGCGCGAGTTCAAGGCGGTCATCCCCGGCGGCTCCTCGTCGAAAATCCTGCGCTGCGACGAGACCTACAAGCTCAAGAACCCGGACGGCTCCGCCAAGGATCTCGGATTCTGGGACATCCAGATGGATTTCGACACCTTGGCTGCCTGCGGCTCGATGGCCGGTTCCGGCGGCGTGATCGTGCTCGATGACACCCGCAAGATCTCATGGGTGCTGAACAACCTCAACAGCTTCTACGCCCACGAATCCTGCGGCCAATGCACTCCCTGCCGCGAAGGTTCGATGTGGATGAAAAAGATCACCGACCGTCTCGTCACCGGCGAGGCCTCGCCGAAGGACATCGAGACGCTCGAAAGCGTGGCCTACCAGATCGACGGCCGCACCATCTGCG comes from Luteolibacter sp. LG18 and encodes:
- a CDS encoding DUF1501 domain-containing protein, which encodes MRSRRQFLGEASCAAIGSTSILSTLLNLTMANHAAAASGFSGQRKALVCLFLSGGCDTFNILIPRDSPGGYDEYAASRSNLAIPRNQLLPLNYTDAQGRQYGLNPACTRLAEMFNGLGGDTSKKRLSFLANVGTLIEPIPDKQAYLNGNVALPKALFSHRDQIEQWQTSVPQGMSVLSGWGGRAADVIHSTLNTEQTGGYYMPMNFSLSGNNAFQIGRSEGQFVITPGGALAITGTGGQSAIQQAKEQALKDVVASPIEEHYQSLFQRTHGRITANSIERGAQFQQSFDAIGTTLASVFAAAGFPNHWLSQQFQAAIKTIVIRDQLKLARQTIFIEFGGWDHHSELLNTQRGMLLTLDAVLYAYQKSLEALGLANDVITFTASDFGRTLRSNGQGTDHAWSGNQFVFGGPVQGGTVKGNFPSLAIDGPDDIGRGGRIFPKLAADQYYCELLRWFGVSNGNMDQVLPNIRNFYDPASATNPVGFLI
- the nuoD gene encoding NADH dehydrogenase (quinone) subunit D; the encoded protein is MSNRTTEFEAPDTLARASAAAADHYHAETDDLMGEKMVLNMGPSHPATHGVLRLVLELDGEIITKADPDVGFLHRGDEKIAENMHYNQFVPYTDRLDYLAPLANNVAYACAVEKLMDWTLPPRGQALRVLCCELARISSHMLGVGVCAMDVGAMTVFLYTFTEREKIYNLCEQLTGARFTTSYTRVGGQLRDMPAGFEQAVRRFLNECEITIDEISKLLDKNKIYLDRMCDIGVISKEAAIAWGLTGPNLRASGVSRDLRKDRPYLGYEQYDFDIPIAEEGDCYARYQIRMEEMRQSIRICRQVLNTMPAGPVNLADTKSMLPDKERVLMSMEELIHHFIVATQGIDAPKGEVYFGAENPKGELGFYIHSTGGGVPHRLKIRSPSFCNLSITSKLLPGHMVSDIPAILGSLDFVMGECDR
- a CDS encoding GxxExxY protein — its product is MAQKESIFELCDQVRETAFELHCFLRHGYKESIYENGLLHRPSKKGIPAVQQVPLQVMDEDGTVLGNLEIDLVVAGELVVEIKACRTIAPEHTAQLLGYLRACRKEHGLLINFGASKLEIRKYALSKELPIHPESAPL
- a CDS encoding NAD(P)H-dependent oxidoreductase subunit E, with translation MSHSNVEDLVASPETPGTKFFAPFAVTTELEAEAVKRLAQFPDNQKRSAVLPLLHYIQHHHGYLSAEAIAWTAQRIGIEPIKVAEVVTFYPGFRQSAPGVNHIRVCRTLSCAMGGSYELMEKLCQLTGIDRSTSDSHHHPVSVSPCGKFSVEFAECLASCGTAPVCMVNDDFHDGITADKAQALLDSYSNAANSAAGH
- the nuoF gene encoding NADH-quinone oxidoreductase subunit NuoF — translated: MSVITYKAGKQPDPREYRLIFKNVDREGWDPSIQTYLSDGGYEDLKKAFTMAPKDITEEVKKSGLRGRGGAGFPTGMKWTFIPPNNTKPVYLICNGDESEPGTFKDRYIVHQDPHQLIEGMVIACFATGAHTAYIYLREEFPAAAVLMEKALDEARAHGFLGKNILGSGFDLEIYVHRGAGAYICGEETGLIESLEGKRPYPRIKPPYFPAALGLYMSPTIVNNVESLCHVKHIIRMGGDEYAKLGVARNTGTRILCVSGDVKKPGYFEVEVGKITMRELLYDMCGGPKDGREFKAVIPGGSSSKILRCDETYKLKNPDGSAKDLGFWDIQMDFDTLAACGSMAGSGGVIVLDDTRKISWVLNNLNSFYAHESCGQCTPCREGSMWMKKITDRLVTGEASPKDIETLESVAYQIDGRTICAFGEASSWPVEAMVAKFREELLSDTSAENDGKAHNEETEAQRRYLDHEPTKPGAPVTADIA